Proteins from a genomic interval of Lolium perenne isolate Kyuss_39 chromosome 1, Kyuss_2.0, whole genome shotgun sequence:
- the LOC127331539 gene encoding uncharacterized mitochondrial protein AtMg00810-like translates to MYLLVYVDDIILVSSSPTAATALISALGADFAVKDLGQLHFFLGIEVAHHSTGLALTQKKYSLDLLRRAGMLKCKMSPTPMSSTDKLSATDGVLLSSEDATEYRSIVGGLQYLTITRPDLSYAVNRVCQYLHAPTDVHWSDVKRILRYVSHTSSFGLHLRVSSSGVLSAFSDADWAGCPDDRRSTGVMLCS, encoded by the coding sequence ATGTACCTACTGGTCTATGTCGATGATATTATCTTGGTCAGTTCTTCACCGACAGCTGCTACTGCTCTCATTTCTGCTCTTGGCGCTGATTTTGCTGTCAAAGATTTGGGTCAGTTGCACTTCTTCTTGGGTATTGAGGTTGCTCATCATTCCACTGGTCTGGCTCTCACTCAGAAGAAGTATTCTCTGGATCTCTTGCGCCGTGCTGGTATGCTCAAGTGCAAGATGTCGCCCACACCCATGTCTTCTACTGACAAGCTCTCAGCAACTGATGGTGTTCTCTTATCTTCCGAGGATGCAACGGAGTATCGCAGTATTGTTGGTGGCTTGCAGTACCTGACCATCACACGTCCGGACTTGTCCTATGCTGTCAACAGAGTGTGCCAGTATTTGCATGCTCCTACTGATGTACATTGGTCTGATGTCAAACGCATCTTGCGTTATGTCAGTCACACGTCTTCGTTTGGTCTTCATCTCCGGGTCAGTTCATCAGGCGTTTTGTCTGCGTTCTCTGATGCTGATTGGGCTGGGTGTCCAGAcgacaggcgatccacgggggttaTGCTGTGTTCCTAG